In Rhabdothermincola sediminis, the sequence CGGCCGTCCCGACGCGGCGGACCTGCTCGACGAGATGCTCTCACTGGGGACGGTACGGCGGCTGCCCGACGGCACGGTGATCGACATCGAGGAGCCGGTCGCGTGAAGTTCGGCCTGTTCTACGAGCACCAGCTACCCCGACCCTGGGCGGAGGACGCCGAGCGCCAGCTCATCCAGGACGCTCTCGACCAAGTCGAGCTCGCGGACCGGGTGGGCTTCGACTACGTCTGGGAGGTCGAGCACCACTTCCTGGAGGAGTACTCGCACTCGAGCGCCCCGGAGGTCTTCCTCGCCGCGGCCAGCCAGCGCACGTCGCGGATCCGCTTGGGGCACGGCATCATCCAGACCGCGCCTTACTACAACCACCCCGCCCGCACCGCCGAGCGGGTGGCCACCTTGGACCTGGTTTCCAACGGACGGGTCGACTTCGGCTCCGGCGAGTCGTCGTCGGAAGCCGAGCTGGGCGGGTTCGGCATCGCCTATGACGAGAAGCGCGACCAGTGGCTCGAAGGCCTCGAGGTCGCCATCCGCTGCATGACCGAGATGCCGTTCGCCGGGGTGGAGGGCAGGTACGTCTCGATGCCGCCGCGCAACGTGGTCCCCAAGCCGGTACAGAAGCCACATCCCCCGCTCTGGCTGGCGTGCTCCCGGCGAGACACGATCCTGCTCGCCGCCGAGAAGGGGATGGGTGCGCTGGCCTTCGCCTTCATCGACCCTGAGGACGCCAAGCACTGGGTGAGCGACTACGAGGCCACGCTGGCCGAACGCTGCGTGCCCGTCGGGCTGACCGTCAACCCGGCCATCGCGTGCGTCACCCCGATGATGTGCCATCCCGACGAGGAGACCGCCATCGCCCGAGGGCTCGAGGGCGGCAACTTCTTCGGCTACTCCCTCGCCCACTTCTACGTCTTCGGCGAACACGTCCCGGGCAGGACCAACGTGTGGGAGGAGTTCCAGGAGCGGCGCCACGCGCACGGCTACTCCCCCGAAGCGGCGCTGGCCCAGAAACAGGAGACGCTCGGGGCCAAGGTGGCGGCAGGCGACACCACCGGTCTGCGGGGGGCGGTCGGGACCCCCGATCAGATCCGCGACTTCCTCCGCCGGTACGAGGAAGCCGGCGTGGACCAGGTGATCTTCGTGCTGCAGGCGGGTCGCAACCGCCACGAGCACATCATGGAGAGCATCGAGCTGTTCGGGCGGGACGTCCTCCCCGAGTTCGCCGAGCGCGACGAGCGGCTCAGCGCCGAGAAGGCCGCACGCCTCGCCCCGATCATCGACGCAGCCCTGGCCCGCCGGCCCGCCCCGCCGCCCCCGATGCCCGACGACTACGTCATGAAGGCCATTCCCAAGCGGATGGTCGACGAGGCGCAGTTCGACGCGGGCAAGGAGTGGATGGAAGACCTCGCCAACAAGCAGGCCGTCGGCGAGCAGGACGAGACCTTCGTCCGGGGGATCCTCGGCGGCTGACCGGAGCCGCACCCCTCCCGCCGGAGTGGATCTCGCCGTGAGGGCGTAGGGCTTCACGGCGCTCGAACGATCGGACGGGTGGTGAGCGCCACCGGACCGCATCAGCCACGGTGCCATTGCTTCCGCCTGTTGGTGCCGGGGCCGACCGCCTGCCCCACGCCCGCCCGGCGAACTCCCCGGGATGGGCGTGCGAGCGCCCGCGAGCCTCGGAAGCACCGCCGTCACGCTGGAGGTGACCGTCGCCGATCTCGACGGGCTGTACGCCCGGGCGGTGGCAGCCGGCGCCACTGGTCTGGCCGAACCAGCCGATCCGCGCGACGGGAGCCGGCGGGCCACTCTCGCCGATCGGTTCGGTCATCGGTGGATCCTCTCGCAGCCCGCCGCCCCGACGGCCGCAGCGTGGTGCACAGCCAGCTCCGCTGGCCGGAAGGAGGGGTGGTCCAGGTCGGCACCTACGACCCCGACAACGTGTACAGCCTCCGCCCGGGGGAGCCCGGGGAGCAGTCCCTGTAGGTGATCACCGCCGACCCGGACTCGGTCTGGCAGCGGTGCGCCGGTGCCGGTCTCGAGGTGATCCGCCCGCCCGCTCGCTGCACACCGCGGCCGCCGGGCGGCCGGTGCAGCCCGACGGCCTACGCTGCACCCATGAAGTTCGGGGTGATGTTCGCCAACACCGGGCCCTTCGCCACGCCTGAGGGTGCGGCGGCCATCGCGCAAGCCGCGGAGCAGGCCGGGTTCGACTCGATCTGGACCGTCGAGCACGTCGTCGTACCGGTCGGCTACCAATCCGAGTACCCCTACGACAAGAGCGGCCGGATGCCCGGCGGTGAGCACACCGACATCCCGGACCCGCTCGTGTGGCTGGCGTACGTGGCCGCCCACACCACCACCTTGAAGCTCGGCACGGGGATCGTGATCGCCAACCAGCGCAACCCGCTCGTGCTGGCCAAGGAGGTGGCCACCCTCGACGTGCTCTCGGGTGGGCGGCTGCTGTTCGGCGTCGGGGTGGGCTGGCTGCGAGAGGAGTTCGACGCACTGGGCGTGCCCTTCGAGGGGCGCGGCAAGCGACTCGACGAGTGCATCGAGGTCATGCGGGCCCTGTGGAGCCAGGACGAAGCGAGCTTCGAGGGGGAGCTCACCTCGTTCCGCCGCGCCGTGTCTCGACCCAAGCCGGTCGCCGGGACGGTTCCGGTCATCGTCGGCGGCCACTCGAATGCCGCCGCTCGGCGTGCCGGCCGCCTCGGCGACGGCTTCTTCCCCGGCAAGGGCTCGAACGAACGCCTGCGGGAGCTGTTCGGCATCATGCGCGACGCGGCGCTGGAAGCCGGCCGTGATCCCGAGGCCATCGAGCTGACCACGGGCGGCGCGGCCGCGTTCGCCCCGGATCCGGTGGCGGCGCTGCGCGAGCTCGAGGAAGACCTGGGTGTGCACCGGGTGGTGATCCCGCCGCTGGCCTTCGACCCGGAGGAGGTGGGCCCCGCCCTGGCCAGGTTCGGCGACGACGTGATCGCCAAGGTGGCGTGAGCGCCAGCGGCGGGCACGAGCCGCTCTACGTCTCGGTCATCGGCGGCTCCGATGCCGACCAGCCCACCATGGCCGCCGCGCAGGAGGTGGGGCGGCTGCTCGCCGAGCACGGCGCGGTGGTGGTCACCGGGGGGCGCAGCGGGGTGGCGGAGGCCGCGTCGAAGGGTGCGGTGCTCGCCGGCGGGGTGGCCGTCGGCATCCTTCCCGGGCCGGACCGAGCCGAGGCCAACCCCTGGGTGTCCGTCGCGGTGTGCACCGGCATGGGCGAGACCCGCAACGCGCTCGTGGTCATGAACGGCGACGCGGTCATCGCCCTCGA encodes:
- a CDS encoding LLM class flavin-dependent oxidoreductase, which produces MKFGLFYEHQLPRPWAEDAERQLIQDALDQVELADRVGFDYVWEVEHHFLEEYSHSSAPEVFLAAASQRTSRIRLGHGIIQTAPYYNHPARTAERVATLDLVSNGRVDFGSGESSSEAELGGFGIAYDEKRDQWLEGLEVAIRCMTEMPFAGVEGRYVSMPPRNVVPKPVQKPHPPLWLACSRRDTILLAAEKGMGALAFAFIDPEDAKHWVSDYEATLAERCVPVGLTVNPAIACVTPMMCHPDEETAIARGLEGGNFFGYSLAHFYVFGEHVPGRTNVWEEFQERRHAHGYSPEAALAQKQETLGAKVAAGDTTGLRGAVGTPDQIRDFLRRYEEAGVDQVIFVLQAGRNRHEHIMESIELFGRDVLPEFAERDERLSAEKAARLAPIIDAALARRPAPPPPMPDDYVMKAIPKRMVDEAQFDAGKEWMEDLANKQAVGEQDETFVRGILGG
- a CDS encoding LLM class F420-dependent oxidoreductase, translated to MKFGVMFANTGPFATPEGAAAIAQAAEQAGFDSIWTVEHVVVPVGYQSEYPYDKSGRMPGGEHTDIPDPLVWLAYVAAHTTTLKLGTGIVIANQRNPLVLAKEVATLDVLSGGRLLFGVGVGWLREEFDALGVPFEGRGKRLDECIEVMRALWSQDEASFEGELTSFRRAVSRPKPVAGTVPVIVGGHSNAAARRAGRLGDGFFPGKGSNERLRELFGIMRDAALEAGRDPEAIELTTGGAAAFAPDPVAALRELEEDLGVHRVVIPPLAFDPEEVGPALARFGDDVIAKVA
- a CDS encoding TIGR00725 family protein, with translation MSASGGHEPLYVSVIGGSDADQPTMAAAQEVGRLLAEHGAVVVTGGRSGVAEAASKGAVLAGGVAVGILPGPDRAEANPWVSVAVCTGMGETRNALVVMNGDAVIALDGGFGTLSEIGHALVAGRTVVGLGAWELRRGGTAEGSIVRAASPAAAVEAALGAAFRRRRGG